The genomic interval CCGATTTCAATAAAACCGAATGCAAGCATAAAATCAGCTCTTGATATGATGGCTGAATTTCATATAAGCGGTGTTCCGGTAGTCGATGATAACGGAATTTTAATTGGAATTTTGACAAACAGAGATTTACGCTTTGAAACAGATATGAATGCTCTTGTCGGAGAAAAAATGACAAAAACTCCGCTTATAACTGCCCCAAAAGGCTGCACACTTGATGATGCCAAAGAAATTTTTATGAATAATAAAGTTGAAAAATTACCTATAGTTGATTCTAATGGACATTTGGAGGGTTTAATAACAATAAAAGATCTTAAAAAAAGAATTGAATATCCAAACTCAAATAAAGATAAATATGGCAGACTACGCGTTGCAGCTGCAATCAGTGTAGGACATTTAGATAGAGCCGAAGCTTTGATAAAAGCCGGTGTGGATGCGCTTGTAATGGATTCAGCGCATGGACATTCAAAAGGTATAATAGATACATTAAAAGAGTTAAAACGAAATTTTGATATAGATATAGTGGTTGGAAATGTCGCAAATCCGGCCAGTATAAAAGATATTGCAGAAGCAGGGGCGGATGCCGTAAAAGTAGGAATAGGACCTGGAAGTATTTGCACTACTAGAATTGTTGCCGGTGTTGGCGTGCCGCAAATTACAGCTATCAGCGACTGCGCTAACGAAGCTAAAAAATATGACATTCCGGTAATTGCGGATGGCGGTATAAAATATTCAGGCGATATCGCAAAAGCTTTAGCAGCAGGAGCAAGCTCTGTAATGCTTGGAAGTTTGCTTGCAGGTTGCGAAGAAAGTCCCGGAGAACTCGTAACATTTCAAGGCAGACAATATAAAACTTATCGCGGAATGGGCTCGCTTGGCGCTATGCAAAAAGGAAGTTCTGACAGATATTTCCAAGAAGGCACAGCTAAAGAAAAACTTGTCCCTGAAGGAATAGAAGGTAGAGTTCCATATGCAGGAACGTTAAAAGATGTAATTTATCAATTAGTTGGCGGCGTAAGAAGCTCTATGGGATATTGCGGGAGCAAAGATATAAAAACTTTTCAGGATAAAGCAGAATTTGTAGAAATTACAAGTGCCGGCTTAAAAGAAAGTCACGTTCATGATGTCATTATCACACAAGAGGCACCAAACTACCGTGTAGATAGAGAAAATTAGTGAGAATTGAACGCAAAGTAGAGTATTTTGATGAACCGCTTCATCTTGAAAGCGGTAGAATTTTATCAAATTTTAAACTTGCATATGAAACTTACGGCGAGCTAAATGCTGATAAATCAAATGTCATTGTCGTTTGTCACGCGCTTACAGGTTCGCAACATGCAGCCGGTCGCTTTGAAGGTGATGTAAAAGCCGGCTGGTGGGATGCGCTTATCGGTGATGGAAAAGCTATAGATACGCGCGAATATTTTGTAATTTGCGTAAATATCTTAGCAAGTCAATTCGGCTCTACTTGCCCGCTTGACAAAGATGAACACGGACTTGAATATCGTTTAAAATTTCCTGTCATAGTAATAAGCGATGTAGTTCGTGCTCAAATGAAACTTTTTTCCCGCCTTGGAATAAAAAAAGCTCATACAGTGATCGGCGGAAGTCTTGGTGGTATGCAAACTCTTTGTTTTGCTATAGAACATCCTGATTTTTGTGATAGAGCAATAATTTTAGCAAGCACATATGCTACACAGCCTTGGGCTATTGCATTCAATAAAATCGCAATTGAGGCGATTTTAAATGATCCTAAATTCCAAAACGGAAACTACGATAAACAAAATATTTACAAAAACGGTTTGCCGGGTCTTAAAATAGGAAGAATGGCAGGTCATATCAGTTTTTTAAGTCCGCACTCTATGGACAAAAAATTCGGCAGAAACTACGTAGAAACGGATGGTCTTTATGAATTAAAAGGCAGATTTCAAGTAGATAGATATTTAGAATATAACGGCACGAATTTCAGCAAAAGATTTGATCCTCTTTGCTATCTTTATATAACAAAAATGATGAATATATTTGACTGTACGCGCCATTACGACAGTCTCGAAGAAGCACTCTCATTTATAAAAGCAAAGCTTACTTTAATCGCGTTTTCGGGCGATGTTTTGTTTCCGCCGGTTTTAATGAAGGAAATGCAAACAGCAATGCAAAATATCGGCAGATCAAAACAGGTTGATTTTAGCCTAATAGATAGTGATTATGGGCATGACGCTTTTTTAGTCGAGACTGAAAAATTTGATTTTATTATTACAAAGGCTTTACAATGCAAGATTTAACTGAAAATTTTGAAACAAAACTAAACAAAATAGATGTTTTATTAAAAAAACTTGATGACGAAAATCTCACTCTTAAACAAAGCGTGGAATTTTATAAAAATGGTGTCAAACTTATCAAAGAGGCAAGAGATTTGCTTGAAAAAGCAAAACTTGAAGTTACAGAAATACAAAACGAAAGCGCGCAATGAAAATAGCCGTTTTGCAAATGCCTACACTTTCAATGAGCGGAAGCAGAATTGATTATTATCTTAAAATTGCAGCTGATAATGGCGCCAAAATAGCGCTTTTAGGCGAATATGTATGCAACAGTTTTTTTACAGAACTGATAAAAATGCCGCCATCTATGATAAAAGAGCAAAGTAAACACAAAATATCGCTATTTACGGATTTATCTAAAAAATATAATTTAAATATTATCGCTCCGATTGTGCAGGTAAAATCAAAAAAAATTTATAAAATGATTGCAAAATTCGGTCCTAAAAGTGTAAAATTTTGGGAGCAAAACTTTCTAATAAATTATTCTCATTGGGATGAAGAAAAATTTTTTGCAAATCATTGTAAGAAAGAAAACGAAGAAAATTTAAAAAAAATAAAAAACATAGAATTACCGACATTTTGGCTTGACGGAGTAAAATTTGGCGTAATATGCGGTTTTGAAGCACATTTTGACGCGACTTGGCAGTATTTTATGAAAAAAAATGTAGATTGCATTTTAATGCCGACAGCTTCGACTTTTGATTCAAATGAGCGTTGGAATGAACTTTTAAAAATTCGAGCTTGGACAAATTTGCTTTTTATAATTCGCGCAAACCGTATCGGAAAAGCTGAATTTGATGATAAAAATTATGAATTTTACGGCGAAAGTATGCTTATATCTCCATTTGGTGAAATTTCAAATTCACTTAAAAAAAATGAGGGCATAATGATAGCCGAAATTTCAAAAACCGAATTGAAAAACGCTCAAAAACTTTGGAAATTTCGTGAAATTTTAAATAAAAAAGGTCTTATTTAAAAAATGCGGAAAACATATATTTATGAGATTACAAAATTTGATTATGTGTGCCTGTTTTTATTTATCTGTTTATTTTTTATTTTATTTACATATTCGTTTGAAGCCAAAGCTGCGCCTTATATATTATTTTTTGACTTAATTGTCTGTTTTATTATGTTTTTTATTTTAAAATTTTCAAAAATAAAAAAATTTAAGCGCACAATTATACTTTTTACACTTCTTTTTATACATTTTTTGCTTTTATTAAACGGTAGAGGTTGGAATGAAGGAAGTATGCATTCCCAAAGTTATGTTATAGAAAGTTTGTCAGAAATAACCGATATTCTATATGGCTTTATATTATTATCAGCTTTTACAGGATTTATTCCTTTTATCATTTATATCGGTTTTTTAAATTTTATTTCTAAAATTACGGCAAATTTATCATGAAAAGGATATTTTGTAAATATTATGCGATATAAAAAAGAGTATTTTTTATATCTAATGCGTGATAAAAACAGCGAAAATTTTAAAGAATAAAAAATGCACGAACTTTCAATTATCATAGATCTTATTGAGCTTTGCGAAGAAAATGCTAAGAAAAACAAAGCGGAGCAGGTCGATGAAATAATCATAAAAATAGGGAAGCTTTCAGGTGTAGAAGCGCATTATTTACAAAGCGCATTTGAGTTTTATCACGTTACAAGTGATATCTGTAAAAATGCCAAACTTACTATAAATATACAGCCTGTCATTGTTTTTTGCAACGATTGTAACCAAAATTCGGAATTAAAAGATAATAATTTTAAATGTCAAAAATGCGGTTCCAGGAATTTAAAAGTAATCGACGGCGAAGATATGTATTTAATGCAAATCATAATGCATTAAAATTTATTTTCATAGCATAAATTTTTATTTTTTATACAATTTTAATTATATTGATTTTTAGAAATCATCATATAAATATTAAAAAATTTATTATATAAAATTTCGTCATTTTTTTTAAGCTTTCAGGAAGCATTTTAAAAATACAAAAAAGTTTGAAAATTATAGTTTTCAAAAATAAAATAATTTATTCTAATTAAAATATACAAAAATATTAAATTTTAGATTTAAATGAAAATTTTAATTAAAAATAAAAATATAATTTTATATTTTTATTTTTATGGTACCTATGATTATAAAAAATTATCCACCCTATTTTAACAAAAAAATTACATATTTTTTATATAATTTAAAATATTTTTTTAAAGGAGGAATTATTTTGCCAGAATCTGATTTTGATAAATTGTTTGCTGATTTTAAAACAGCACTTGATGAGCTTGAAGTTAAAAAACTTCGTGGAATTAATGACTACAATGTTTATGAAATTTTAAAAACTTATGATGAAACTACGCTTCATTCGGGTTTTATTTATTCGTTTTTAAATCCAAACGGAACGCATTACCAAAAAAGTCTATTTTTAAAAAAATTCTTAGAAATCTGTCAGATTGATGATTTTAACTATGAAAACGCAGAAGTGTTTAAAGAATATAGCTTGAAAAATGGTAGATTAGATATTTTTATCACAGACGGTAATAAACATATAATTTTAGAAAACAAAATTTGTGCCGTCGAACAAAAAAATCAGATTGAAAGATATATAGAAGATATAAAAAAAGACAAAAAATGCGAATATAACGATATTTTGGTTTTATATCTAAGTCTTGATGCTAAATTTCCAGACAAATATAGCTTAGGCAATTTTGAAATTAAAGATAATTTTTTAGTTAAAGATGATAAAAAAGTAAAAATAATAGCAATAAGCTATAAATTAGAAATCACGCAATGGATAAAAGAGTGTAAAAAAGAGATTGTAAATTTAACAAATCTAAATTTTGCAATTAGTGAGTATAAAAATGTGATAAAAAAATTATATGGAGAGTATGAAATGGCAGAAGCGAATGTTGTAAAAGTTATAAAAGAAAATTATGAAACAGCAAAAACTATTTATGAAAAGTTTTTGGAGGCTGAAAAAGAGATTGTAAATGATTTTTTACAAGAAGTTTATAAAGTTATCAATAATAAGCTCGGCAATGAATTTGATATAGAATTTACACCGGTTACAAAAAAATATGAAAGAAATTTAAAGATTAAAAAAAATAATTGGAAGCTCTATTTTTCTTTCGAATTTGATTTGAACAGACCGATATATTTATACTACGGCATAGCAAGAGATGATGACGATGATATTGATTGCAAAAACATTGAGTTTAGTGGAAAAGATAAAAGCGGTTTTGAAACTACAAAGTGGTGGCTTGTATGGAAATGGCTTGGCAAAAATGATAATGGACAAGATGAAAATTTAGCCGAAAATATTTCAAACGGCGCTATCAAGCCAGAATTTTTTGCAAACATTATAGTAAATTTCGTAAATGAATATAAAAAAGAGCTTAAAGAAATAAATCAAGATTTAAAATAGAAATTTTAATTGTGGCGTTAAAATAAAAAAGCGCTCGGATAATCTACTTTTTCGTAATTTATTTTTAAATTTTCATCCTTACATTTGTAAGGATAATTTGCTGCATAAATTTTAAAAAATAAAATTTATGCAGCATACGCTTTTTAGAATATTTTTGCAAAAAGTTTCTTATCGTATTTTTTTATAAATTACCATAAAAATTTAGTTTTTCGATTAAAAATAAATATTTAATTTTATCCTGTTCTCTTATCAAAAAAAATACATAGAAAATTAAATTTAATTATAAAAGCGTTTATTATAATTTAACAAGAATAAAACTGCGAAAAATATATTTATTGCAAAAATTTAATTTAAGATAAAGGCTTTTTTAAATTTATTGATATAAACCAAATTTTAATTGATAAATTATAATAAAGATTGATTGTAAAAATTTGTGAATTTTTATATTTTTAAAATAAAAAATCAGTCTGGTGAGTTTTTAGAAAGTATTAAAATTTAGTGCATTTTTGGATAATCAAACATTATAGCTTCGCCGCTGTCTTCTGAAATGTCGCTGAAACTGTTTATATCAAACTCTACGCCAAAAATTCCGCATGTCGGCAAATTTGTTATAAAACTGTCGCTTAGATATTCAGCTGCTTCGGTTATTGTCGGATTGTGAGCTATTATCATTACGCATTTATATTTATCATCGATTTTTTTTATAAAATTTACAAAATTATCCAGCGTGATGTCATAAAGTTCTTCTTTAAATTCAAGTTTTTTGGTATTAAGTTCACCGGCTATAATTTTCGCTGTTTTTGCCGCTCTGATTGCTGAACTTGCAAAAATCATATCAGGTTTAATTTTGGATTTTTTTAGAAATTTTCCGGCTTCTTTTGCATCGTTTTTGCCCTTTTGACTAAGATCCCGATCAAAATCGGTTTTCCCATCTTTCTCACTTTTGGCGTGTCTTATAAAGTATATCTGTTTCATAATTAACCACCTTTTGAAATGTAATTATAGCGAGATTTCTTTAAAATTTTCTTCTATTTTTAAAGTAAAATAAATTGACATTTTAATTGCCCGTGAATGAAATTTTTATAAATTTTGAAATCAACTTAATTTCTGCATATTTTTGAAATTTTCTATTTCCGCTTTAGTAAAACCGGCTTTTAAACGATCTTTTTCATCTAAAATCCTATTTTTTTTAAAAGCTTTCGGATAAAATTTCAGCACAATTTCCAAATAAATTTCATCTTTTTTATCACCCTGCCCCAATCTTTCACATTCGTATGAAAACCATTTGTCGCCTTTTTTTACGTGCGAAATTTCTTCGTTCAAAATAATTTGCAAAAGTGATTTTAATTCGTAGAGTTCATTATCCGGCTTTAATTTATTTATCAAAAAACAGTTTGCATCAAGTCCGTTTGCTTCTAAAAATCTAGGCACGAGTGCCATTCTTTCCATTAGTGAATTTTGCGTTATTTTCATCGCATGGAATAAACTGTCATGCACTGCCAAATCGCCATATTTTACGCCCTCTTTTTCAAGTTTTGAGTTTATTAGCGAAAAATGCCTGATTTCATCATTTGCAACTTCCAGCCAATCGGCGTAAAACTCAAGCGGCAAATTTTGAAATCTGTAAGCCGCATCAAGCGCAAGATCTATTGCGGAATATTCTATATGGGCGATTGAATGTAAAAATTTTGCTTTTTTTCCGCCTTTGTTTTGTTTTTTTATATCTTTGACTTCACAAATTTCGGCAATTTTCGAATAACTTGGAATTTCCAATTTTCTAACTTTAAATTTCTTTTCAAATTCAGTTAAATTTTCACAGAATTTTGCGTAAAATTTTGTGAATTTATCTATTTTTTCATAAGGATTTTCACAAAATAAAATTTCTTCCAAATTTTTAAAAAATTCCAAATTTATTCCTTAAAAACGAATAGAAATAACCTAAGAAAAATCCTAACAAATGCGCATACCAGGCAATATTTACGCCAAGAAGCAAAGGAGCGAACGATATAATTAAAATCATCAAAAAAAGTCCTTTTGCATTGCGTGGATCATAAAATGCAACAATACCGAAAAGAACACAAATAGCGCCACTTGCGCCTACTACATTTATTATTTCGCCTCTTGTAAAATCAAAATAAACAAAGGCCAGACACAAGATATTTGTCAAAATTCCTAAAATCAAATAAATTAAAGAGAAACGAAGCGAACCTAAAAATTTTTCCAAAATAGTTCCGAATTGCCATAAAACAGCCATATTCATCGCAATATGGAAAATTCCGGCATGCATAAACATTGAAGTTAAAATTTGCCAATAAGCTCCGTTGAAAAAGAAAATATTAAGCCCAAAATATTCGGCGCTATTTTGCAAAAAATATGCCGCCAAAAAACAAATCGCATTTATAATGATTAAAGTTACAGTTGCTTTCAAAATTTTACCCTATTCCGTAACTTTGCCAAAACCGGCAAATAAATTTGATGCAAGGCAGAAATTTTTTCTTTTGCATCTTGCTACATAAGAATTTACTGTTTTTTTACCGATTTTATGCACTTTTGGATTTTTTAAATCCATAAAATCACTTCTATTTCGTCCACTTGCAAAATGTACGAAACGAATGCGCCCGTCGCTGTAAATTTCTCTAATTACGCCGACATGCGTAATCGCTCCTGTTTTTTTATTTTTTATTCCGCGAATTGTATTTTGCCAAAAAACAAGATCGCCTATTTTTGGATTATTCATCGAGATACGGTTTTTAGCTTTATAATAATTATATAAAGCTTGAGATTTTCTGCGATTTGAAAAATGGTTGTTCAACTCTTTATCATCAAAAAATATGCCGTTATTTTCGTTGTTTAAAACAGTTATAAAACCGGTACAATCGCCGCCTTTGCGTGTATTTTCATATTTATCTATAGATTGAAGTAAAAAGTTTAAAATTTGATTATTCGTCAGTTTGACACTTTGATTTTTATGTGAAAATTTAGGATCAAGCTCATAAAAATTTCCGATTTTACATTGATTTGTAACAATAATTTTGTCATTTTTAAATGAGCAGCCTGTAAAAATTAAAATCTGTAAAAATACAATAGCAAAAATTTTTCTCATTTTTTTCCTTGAAATAAAAAATGTAAAATTTTAGCAAATTTTTGTAAGAATTCCAAAATTTAACTTTTAAGCTTAATTTCTATATAATTTCTATTTTTAAAATTAGGAGATAAAATGGATTTTTTGCAAATAAACGGCGGTGCGAAATTAAACGGTAAAGTTAAAATTTCAGGTGCGAAAAATGCAGCATTGCCGCTTATTGCAATGTCAATTTTGGCAGGTAATGATATAAAAATTTCAAATGTTCCGAATGTCGCCGATATAAAAACACTAGCTCAGCTTTTACGAAATTTAGGAGCAAGCGCCGAATTTTTAAATGAAAACAGTCTAAAAATAAACACAAACGATATAAACTCAACCAAAGCAACATACGACATAGTAAGAAAAATGCGCGCCTCAATTTTAGTTTTAGGACCTTTACTGGCTCGTTTCGGGCATTGTGAAGTTTCGCTTCCAGGAGGTTGTGCGATTGGCGCAAGACCGATTGATCTTCATTTAAGCGCACTTGAAAAAATGGGCGCTGAAATCGATATAAAAGATGGATATGTAGTTTGTAAAGGAAAATTAAAAGGCGCTACAATTTCATTTGATAAAATAACCGTAACCGGAACAGAAAATATCGTAATGGCGGCAGCTCTAGCCGAAGGTAAAACAAAAATCATAAATGCTGCAAAAGAGCCTGAAGTCGTGCAGCTTTGCGAAATGATAAATAAAAGCGGTGTTAAAATAGAAGGCATCGGAACCGATGATTTAACTATTTACGGAAGTGGTGGAAAATTACTGAAATTTTCTGATTTCAGCGTAATTCCGGATAGAATTGAAGCTGGAACATATCTTTGTGCAGGAGCCATTACAAAAAGTAAAATCACAATTACAAACGCAAATCCTAATCATTTGGTATCGGTTTTAGCAAAATTTAATGATATGGGATTTAATTTTGAAATAAATGACGATGAAATTACGATTATTCCACCAAAAACAATTAAACCTACCGAAATTATCACAAGCGAATATCCTGGTTTTCCTACTGATATGCAAGCGCAATTTATGGCTTTAGCGTGTGTAGCTGACGGTGTAAGCGTCATTGATGAAAGACTTTTTGAAAACAGATTCATGCACGTCAGTGAACTTTCAAGAATGGGTGCCGATATAAAATTAAACGGACATATAGCGACGATTAACGGCACACATTTAAATGCGGCCGATGTTATGGCGACTGATTTGAGAGCCAGTTCAGCCTTGGTTTTAGCGGCCCTTGTGGCAAAAGGCACAAGCAGAGTTCATAGAATTTATCATTTGGATAGAGGATATGAAAATTTGGAGCTGAAACTTCGAAATTTAGGCGCTGACATACAAAGGGCAAGTGAATGAAAAATTTAAAAGAGAGTGTTGAATTTATAATTTCCATTTTAAATCAGAATTTTAGACGAAAAATCGAAACCGTAAATCTTAATGAAGCTTTAGGAAGAATTTTGGCAGGCGAAATTTCAGCTAAAAGAAATTCACCTGTTTTTAGCAATTCCGCGCTTGATGGATATGCATTTTGCGACGATTATAAAGGGCAAGTTCTTGAAATTTTAAATTATACGATTTTTGCAGGAGATAAAAAAATAAGAGAAATAGAAGAAGCGAAAGCTATAAAGATAATGACCGGAGCTCCTATGCCAAAAGGAGCAAATTGTGTTATTCGTTTAGAAGATGCCGTTATTAAAAACGGTAAAATTTCTGTTCCTTGCAATACTAAAAAAAATGATGGAAATCGCGAAATTGGTGAAGAATTTTTTAAAAATGAGCGAATGCTGGTTCGCGGAACAAAAATTTCGCCAAAAGAAATTTTATTTTTAGCTTCACAAGGAATTTATGAAATTCCTGTATTTTGCGAGCATAAAACAGGAATTTTTTCAAGCGGAAACGAACTTATAGAGCCTAATGAAGAAGCGGGCGATTTTGAAATTTATAATGCAAATTCATATGGAATTTCAGCTATTTTTAATTATTTTGGTATAAAAAACAGCTATCTTGGAATTATAAAAGATGACAAAAGCGCTACAAAAAATGCTTTGCAGAATGCGCTTGAAGCGCACGATATAATAATTACAAGCGGCGGAGCAAGCGTTGGAGAAGCTGATTTTGTGGCTTTGTGTATAAAAGATTTGGGATTTGAGAGTATTTTGGAAGGCGTAAATTTTAAACCGGGCGGAAAACCTTTGAAATGTTTTAAAAAAGACCAAAA from Campylobacter hominis ATCC BAA-381 carries:
- the guaB gene encoding IMP dehydrogenase, with product MKILKKALTFEDVLLVPQYSEILPKNVSLFTKFTRNITLNTPIVSAAMDTVTETRTAIMMARLGGIGVIHKNMDIASQAKMVKRVKKSESGVILDPISIKPNASIKSALDMMAEFHISGVPVVDDNGILIGILTNRDLRFETDMNALVGEKMTKTPLITAPKGCTLDDAKEIFMNNKVEKLPIVDSNGHLEGLITIKDLKKRIEYPNSNKDKYGRLRVAAAISVGHLDRAEALIKAGVDALVMDSAHGHSKGIIDTLKELKRNFDIDIVVGNVANPASIKDIAEAGADAVKVGIGPGSICTTRIVAGVGVPQITAISDCANEAKKYDIPVIADGGIKYSGDIAKALAAGASSVMLGSLLAGCEESPGELVTFQGRQYKTYRGMGSLGAMQKGSSDRYFQEGTAKEKLVPEGIEGRVPYAGTLKDVIYQLVGGVRSSMGYCGSKDIKTFQDKAEFVEITSAGLKESHVHDVIITQEAPNYRVDREN
- the metX gene encoding homoserine O-acetyltransferase MetX, with protein sequence MRIERKVEYFDEPLHLESGRILSNFKLAYETYGELNADKSNVIVVCHALTGSQHAAGRFEGDVKAGWWDALIGDGKAIDTREYFVICVNILASQFGSTCPLDKDEHGLEYRLKFPVIVISDVVRAQMKLFSRLGIKKAHTVIGGSLGGMQTLCFAIEHPDFCDRAIILASTYATQPWAIAFNKIAIEAILNDPKFQNGNYDKQNIYKNGLPGLKIGRMAGHISFLSPHSMDKKFGRNYVETDGLYELKGRFQVDRYLEYNGTNFSKRFDPLCYLYITKMMNIFDCTRHYDSLEEALSFIKAKLTLIAFSGDVLFPPVLMKEMQTAMQNIGRSKQVDFSLIDSDYGHDAFLVETEKFDFIITKALQCKI
- the xseB gene encoding exodeoxyribonuclease VII small subunit — protein: MQDLTENFETKLNKIDVLLKKLDDENLTLKQSVEFYKNGVKLIKEARDLLEKAKLEVTEIQNESAQ
- a CDS encoding carbon-nitrogen hydrolase family protein, translating into MKIAVLQMPTLSMSGSRIDYYLKIAADNGAKIALLGEYVCNSFFTELIKMPPSMIKEQSKHKISLFTDLSKKYNLNIIAPIVQVKSKKIYKMIAKFGPKSVKFWEQNFLINYSHWDEEKFFANHCKKENEENLKKIKNIELPTFWLDGVKFGVICGFEAHFDATWQYFMKKNVDCILMPTASTFDSNERWNELLKIRAWTNLLFIIRANRIGKAEFDDKNYEFYGESMLISPFGEISNSLKKNEGIMIAEISKTELKNAQKLWKFREILNKKGLI
- a CDS encoding hydrogenase maturation nickel metallochaperone HypA/HybF produces the protein MHELSIIIDLIELCEENAKKNKAEQVDEIIIKIGKLSGVEAHYLQSAFEFYHVTSDICKNAKLTINIQPVIVFCNDCNQNSELKDNNFKCQKCGSRNLKVIDGEDMYLMQIIMH
- a CDS encoding PDDEXK-like family protein → MPESDFDKLFADFKTALDELEVKKLRGINDYNVYEILKTYDETTLHSGFIYSFLNPNGTHYQKSLFLKKFLEICQIDDFNYENAEVFKEYSLKNGRLDIFITDGNKHIILENKICAVEQKNQIERYIEDIKKDKKCEYNDILVLYLSLDAKFPDKYSLGNFEIKDNFLVKDDKKVKIIAISYKLEITQWIKECKKEIVNLTNLNFAISEYKNVIKKLYGEYEMAEANVVKVIKENYETAKTIYEKFLEAEKEIVNDFLQEVYKVINNKLGNEFDIEFTPVTKKYERNLKIKKNNWKLYFSFEFDLNRPIYLYYGIARDDDDDIDCKNIEFSGKDKSGFETTKWWLVWKWLGKNDNGQDENLAENISNGAIKPEFFANIIVNFVNEYKKELKEINQDLK
- the sixA gene encoding phosphohistidine phosphatase SixA — its product is MKQIYFIRHAKSEKDGKTDFDRDLSQKGKNDAKEAGKFLKKSKIKPDMIFASSAIRAAKTAKIIAGELNTKKLEFKEELYDITLDNFVNFIKKIDDKYKCVMIIAHNPTITEAAEYLSDSFITNLPTCGIFGVEFDINSFSDISEDSGEAIMFDYPKMH
- a CDS encoding ferritin-like domain-containing protein — translated: MEFFKNLEEILFCENPYEKIDKFTKFYAKFCENLTEFEKKFKVRKLEIPSYSKIAEICEVKDIKKQNKGGKKAKFLHSIAHIEYSAIDLALDAAYRFQNLPLEFYADWLEVANDEIRHFSLINSKLEKEGVKYGDLAVHDSLFHAMKITQNSLMERMALVPRFLEANGLDANCFLINKLKPDNELYELKSLLQIILNEEISHVKKGDKWFSYECERLGQGDKKDEIYLEIVLKFYPKAFKKNRILDEKDRLKAGFTKAEIENFKNMQKLS
- a CDS encoding rhomboid family intramembrane serine protease — translated: MKATVTLIIINAICFLAAYFLQNSAEYFGLNIFFFNGAYWQILTSMFMHAGIFHIAMNMAVLWQFGTILEKFLGSLRFSLIYLILGILTNILCLAFVYFDFTRGEIINVVGASGAICVLFGIVAFYDPRNAKGLFLMILIISFAPLLLGVNIAWYAHLLGFFLGYFYSFLRNKFGIF
- a CDS encoding CHAP domain-containing protein yields the protein MRKIFAIVFLQILIFTGCSFKNDKIIVTNQCKIGNFYELDPKFSHKNQSVKLTNNQILNFLLQSIDKYENTRKGGDCTGFITVLNNENNGIFFDDKELNNHFSNRRKSQALYNYYKAKNRISMNNPKIGDLVFWQNTIRGIKNKKTGAITHVGVIREIYSDGRIRFVHFASGRNRSDFMDLKNPKVHKIGKKTVNSYVARCKRKNFCLASNLFAGFGKVTE
- the murA gene encoding UDP-N-acetylglucosamine 1-carboxyvinyltransferase, yielding MDFLQINGGAKLNGKVKISGAKNAALPLIAMSILAGNDIKISNVPNVADIKTLAQLLRNLGASAEFLNENSLKINTNDINSTKATYDIVRKMRASILVLGPLLARFGHCEVSLPGGCAIGARPIDLHLSALEKMGAEIDIKDGYVVCKGKLKGATISFDKITVTGTENIVMAAALAEGKTKIINAAKEPEVVQLCEMINKSGVKIEGIGTDDLTIYGSGGKLLKFSDFSVIPDRIEAGTYLCAGAITKSKITITNANPNHLVSVLAKFNDMGFNFEINDDEITIIPPKTIKPTEIITSEYPGFPTDMQAQFMALACVADGVSVIDERLFENRFMHVSELSRMGADIKLNGHIATINGTHLNAADVMATDLRASSALVLAALVAKGTSRVHRIYHLDRGYENLELKLRNLGADIQRASE
- a CDS encoding molybdopterin molybdotransferase MoeA, with the translated sequence MKNLKESVEFIISILNQNFRRKIETVNLNEALGRILAGEISAKRNSPVFSNSALDGYAFCDDYKGQVLEILNYTIFAGDKKIREIEEAKAIKIMTGAPMPKGANCVIRLEDAVIKNGKISVPCNTKKNDGNREIGEEFFKNERMLVRGTKISPKEILFLASQGIYEIPVFCEHKTGIFSSGNELIEPNEEAGDFEIYNANSYGISAIFNYFGIKNSYLGIIKDDKSATKNALQNALEAHDIIITSGGASVGEADFVALCIKDLGFESILEGVNFKPGGKPLKCFKKDQKIVFVLPGNPLASFILSFLFVIPIIKFLNGETFKFFRQKAKFQGNFKNKKNRASLLLGMFENGIFTPFENISSYMISPLLKSNAILICECENIKNNDECEVIRLFDK